A window of Streptomyces sp. SAI-127 contains these coding sequences:
- a CDS encoding class I SAM-dependent methyltransferase yields MPDPYWNHNVHYHRLVLDAVPDGCREALDVGCGDGLLARKLAGKAAFVTGVDRSPEMIRQARATASGNITFLEADYLDGAALPEGKYDFISAVAVLHHAPFEDAVEGLVRLLAPGGRLVIVGMAYNRTALDWVISGCGVPVSLLLRRRRGGKRAPAGMPMEDSTLNWGEARRAARRLLPGCRYRRRLLWRYTAVWDKPQKGGS; encoded by the coding sequence GTGCCCGACCCGTACTGGAACCACAACGTCCACTACCACCGACTGGTGCTCGACGCCGTACCGGACGGCTGTCGCGAGGCCCTGGACGTGGGGTGCGGTGACGGGCTGCTCGCCCGCAAGCTGGCCGGGAAGGCCGCGTTCGTCACGGGCGTGGACCGCTCACCGGAGATGATCCGGCAGGCGCGCGCGACCGCCTCCGGGAACATCACGTTCCTGGAGGCGGACTACCTGGACGGCGCCGCCCTGCCCGAGGGCAAGTACGACTTCATCAGCGCGGTCGCCGTGCTGCACCACGCGCCCTTCGAGGACGCGGTCGAGGGCCTGGTCCGGCTGCTGGCCCCCGGCGGACGGCTGGTGATCGTCGGGATGGCGTACAACAGAACGGCGCTGGACTGGGTGATCAGCGGCTGTGGCGTACCCGTGTCGCTGCTCCTCAGACGGCGACGGGGCGGCAAGCGGGCGCCGGCCGGCATGCCCATGGAGGACTCGACCTTGAACTGGGGCGAGGCCCGCAGGGCTGCCCGCCGCCTTCTGCCCGGCTGCCGCTACCGGCGCCGACTGCTGTGGCGCTACACGGCGGTGTGGGACAAACCACAAAAAGGCGGTTCCTGA
- a CDS encoding mycoredoxin has translation MQGTVTMYSTTWCGYCQRLKKQLDREGIAYTEINIEQDPASAAFVEKANGGNQTVPTVLFADGSTLTNPSLAQVKQKVGA, from the coding sequence ATGCAGGGCACTGTGACGATGTACAGCACCACTTGGTGCGGTTACTGCCAGCGGCTGAAGAAGCAGCTGGACCGCGAAGGCATCGCGTACACCGAGATCAACATCGAGCAGGACCCGGCGTCCGCGGCTTTCGTGGAGAAGGCGAACGGCGGGAATCAGACGGTTCCGACCGTGCTCTTCGCCGACGGCTCGACGCTGACGAACCCGTCGCTGGCGCAGGTGAAGCAGAAGGTCGGCGCGTAA